One Nicotiana sylvestris chromosome 12, ASM39365v2, whole genome shotgun sequence genomic window carries:
- the LOC138884287 gene encoding uncharacterized protein, producing the protein MSTIQNPPFTDVDEFLFRLQMWWYELGGDGQKWVIKYLGALTDIMKVKPCDDLITALVTFWDPIHNVFRFSDFELTPTLKEIAGYSGFDGDLGNQNLIFPKAPSVHRFFDLLNISNQIRKSNVVKGCCSFNFLYSRFGKPDGFEIHEKGLTNKQNKDTWQIHRRFAFMVAFLGIMVFPNKEWTIDIRIARVVQVLTTKEHHTLAPIILSNIYRALTLCKSRAKFFEGCNI; encoded by the coding sequence atgagcaccatccagaacccaccgttcacagatgtagatgagtttctatttcggcttcagatgtggtggtatgagttaggaggagatggtcagaaatgggtcattaagtatttgggagctctcacagatattatgaaagttaaaccatgCGATGATTTGATTACGGCACTAGTGACCTTTTGGGACCCgattcacaatgtctttcgcttctctgatttcgagcttactcccacattaaaagaaatagctggatattccggttttgacggagatttggGAAACCAGAATCTTAtcttcccaaaggctccctcagtacaccgattctttgatcttctgaatatcagtaatcaaatcagaaaaagcaacgttgtcaaagggtgttgttctttcaacttcctatattcaaggttcggaaagccggatggatttgaaattcatgaaaagggtcttaccaacaaacaaaacaaggacacctggcagattcaccgacgcttcgctttcatggtggcttttctgggaatcatggttttcccaaacaaagagtggacgattgatattcgcatagccagagtcgtacaagtcctcactaccaaggaacatcacacccttgccccgatcattctctcaaacatttatcgggcgttgactttatgtaaatccagggcaaaattcttcgaagggtgcaatatt